Proteins from one uncultured Anaeromusa sp. genomic window:
- the pstB gene encoding phosphate ABC transporter ATP-binding protein PstB, whose product MSNKIQANKLKLYYGESLALKKVTLGVEKNSVLALIGPSGCGKSTFLRTLNRMNDLIENVRIEGEVLLDGNSIYHPDTDVVMLRKRVGMVFQRPNPFPMSIYDNVAYGPRIHGNSKKSALDELVERSLRGSALWDEVKDRLHSSALGLSGGQQQRLCIARLLAVEPEVLLMDEPCSALDPISTMKIEELVSELKQRYTIIVVTHNMQQAARISDYTGFFLNGDLVEHDQTDVIFTRPQDQRTEDYITGRFG is encoded by the coding sequence ATGAGCAATAAGATTCAAGCTAACAAGCTGAAATTATATTACGGGGAATCACTGGCGCTGAAGAAGGTTACCTTGGGAGTTGAAAAAAATAGCGTTTTAGCTTTGATTGGTCCTTCCGGTTGCGGAAAGTCGACATTCTTGCGCACGTTGAATCGTATGAATGATTTGATTGAAAACGTACGCATTGAGGGAGAAGTATTGCTTGACGGCAATTCCATCTATCATCCTGACACCGATGTGGTCATGTTGCGCAAACGCGTAGGCATGGTTTTTCAGCGTCCTAATCCGTTTCCGATGTCCATTTACGATAATGTGGCCTATGGGCCCCGTATCCATGGAAACAGCAAGAAAAGCGCGCTGGATGAGTTGGTGGAGCGCAGTTTGCGCGGTTCCGCTCTTTGGGATGAAGTGAAAGACCGGCTGCATTCTTCGGCGCTGGGCTTGTCCGGCGGCCAGCAGCAGCGTCTTTGCATCGCTCGCTTGCTGGCGGTAGAGCCCGAAGTGCTGCTCATGGATGAACCCTGTTCGGCGCTGGATCCGATTTCAACCATGAAGATTGAAGAATTGGTTTCGGAGTTGAAACAACGCTATACCATCATTGTTGTTACGCATAACATGCAGCAGGCGGCTCGGATATCAGACTATACCGGGTTTTTCCTTAATGGCGACTTGGTGGAACACGATCAGACCGATGTGATTTTTACCCGTCCTCAGGATCAACGCACTGAAGACTACATTACAGGCCGGTTTGGCTGA
- a CDS encoding HU family DNA-binding protein — translation MNKTELVASVAEKTAMTKKDAEKALNAVFASIEEALAKEEKVQVIGFGTFEVKAREARTGRNPQTGAEIKIPASKNPVFKAGKALKDSVNK, via the coding sequence GTGAACAAGACTGAATTGGTGGCCAGTGTGGCCGAGAAAACAGCCATGACCAAAAAGGATGCGGAAAAAGCCCTGAATGCGGTATTTGCCAGCATCGAAGAAGCTCTTGCCAAGGAAGAAAAAGTACAGGTCATTGGCTTTGGCACTTTTGAAGTAAAAGCTCGTGAAGCTCGTACCGGCCGTAATCCGCAGACCGGCGCTGAAATTAAAATTCCTGCGTCTAAAAACCCTGTATTTAAAGCTGGCAAAGCTCTTAAAGACAGCGTTAATAAATAA
- a CDS encoding LysR family transcriptional regulator, with amino-acid sequence MSLAKYEIFSTIVDAGSLTKAAERLNLTQSGVSYAVTTLESELGFSLIKRDRSGVTLTPNGERILQCIRGILHQEKLLRQEAAAIKGVDIGTVSIGTLASVSMRWLPGILGEFQRLHPAVEVKTRMGGYDEMNEWISHRVVDFGFVALPASKQFDAIPLKRDKLMVVIPPEHPLGKRRELMLKELENERLIMPLWGSDDNIRKVLAKSKVNFRIQYEVAEERTILAMVQMGLGISILPQLMLVHLPKGVQLVPLAHDEDYRTIGLAAISLKYLSPAARNFVNCTRAWLEEHHELDFPSFSIK; translated from the coding sequence ATGTCGTTGGCAAAGTATGAAATTTTTTCCACTATTGTTGATGCGGGAAGCCTCACTAAGGCGGCGGAACGCTTAAATCTGACCCAGTCGGGGGTCAGCTATGCAGTGACTACGCTGGAGTCGGAATTAGGCTTTTCTTTGATCAAGCGGGATCGTTCCGGAGTGACCCTGACGCCCAATGGCGAGCGGATTCTCCAATGCATTCGCGGGATTTTGCATCAAGAAAAGCTGTTGAGGCAAGAGGCGGCCGCTATCAAAGGCGTAGATATCGGTACGGTGTCTATCGGGACGCTTGCCAGTGTCTCTATGCGCTGGCTCCCTGGTATTTTAGGCGAATTTCAACGGCTGCATCCTGCGGTGGAAGTCAAGACGCGCATGGGCGGGTATGATGAAATGAACGAATGGATCAGTCACCGGGTGGTGGATTTTGGTTTTGTGGCGCTGCCGGCGTCCAAACAATTTGACGCCATTCCGTTGAAACGCGACAAATTAATGGTGGTAATCCCGCCGGAGCATCCCCTAGGGAAGCGGCGGGAGCTGATGCTGAAAGAGCTGGAAAATGAACGGCTGATCATGCCCTTATGGGGGAGTGATGACAATATTCGCAAAGTATTAGCAAAAAGCAAAGTGAATTTTCGCATTCAGTATGAGGTGGCGGAAGAACGGACCATTTTAGCGATGGTTCAAATGGGTCTGGGGATCAGTATTTTGCCCCAGTTAATGCTGGTGCATTTGCCGAAGGGAGTTCAGTTAGTGCCGTTAGCTCATGATGAAGATTACCGAACCATTGGTTTAGCCGCCATTTCCTTGAAATACTTATCGCCGGCGGCGCGTAATTTTGTAAACTGTACGCGTGCGTGGCTGGAGGAACATCATGAATTAGATTTCCCCTCGTTTTCCATAAAATAA
- the phoU gene encoding phosphate signaling complex protein PhoU: MNTTRHNYDYELQGVRNDILQMGQMVITAIERSIQALVDLDMELACQVIQGDDAIDELELLLEERCVVLIARQQPLAKDLRILSTGLKISTDLERIGDHAFDIAKIAKRLGEGGNGHVKPLLDIPRMAGLATQMLRDALTAYVNMDVELADKVCQADDEVDALYNQLFRELLTYMLANPAVINDATQLIFVARYLERVADHTTNIAEWVIYLQTGQRLHKN; the protein is encoded by the coding sequence ATGAATACGACGCGGCATAATTATGACTATGAGCTTCAAGGCGTGCGCAATGATATTTTGCAAATGGGACAGATGGTAATTACGGCGATTGAACGTTCCATTCAGGCGCTGGTGGATTTGGATATGGAGCTGGCTTGCCAGGTTATCCAAGGGGATGACGCCATCGACGAGCTGGAACTGCTTTTGGAAGAACGCTGCGTGGTGCTCATTGCCCGGCAGCAGCCTTTAGCTAAAGATCTGCGCATACTCAGCACGGGACTGAAGATCAGCACCGATCTGGAACGTATTGGCGATCATGCTTTTGATATTGCCAAAATTGCCAAACGTCTGGGCGAAGGCGGCAACGGTCATGTCAAGCCCCTCTTGGACATACCGCGTATGGCCGGCTTGGCGACGCAGATGCTGCGGGATGCTCTAACGGCATACGTGAACATGGACGTGGAATTGGCGGACAAGGTCTGTCAGGCGGATGATGAAGTGGACGCTTTGTACAACCAGCTGTTTCGAGAGCTTTTGACCTACATGCTGGCGAATCCGGCGGTCATTAATGACGCGACGCAGCTTATCTTTGTAGCGCGCTATTTGGAACGCGTCGCCGACCATACGACGAATATTGCCGAATGGGTCATCTATCTGCAAACAGGGCAGCGCTTGCATAAAAACTAA
- a CDS encoding response regulator transcription factor, which produces MMGSILIVDDEASIRELLRFNLQKEGYVVSEAADGLEALQQIKQQRPDLVLLDLMLPGMDGLEVCRRIKGQQGTAGIPIIMLTAKNEEVDKVLGLELGADDYQTKPFGLRELMARVKAVLRRSQKGSHGHSEISMGALKMNFSRYEAWLDKEKLELTPKEYELLKLFITNTDRVFSREQLLEKVWGYEYFGDTRTVDVHVRHLRAKLAAAPEVAEAIETVRGVGYRFQDI; this is translated from the coding sequence ATGATGGGCAGCATTTTAATTGTAGATGATGAGGCTTCCATTCGGGAGTTGTTGCGTTTTAATCTGCAAAAAGAAGGATATGTGGTGTCGGAAGCGGCGGACGGCTTGGAGGCGCTGCAACAAATTAAGCAGCAGCGGCCCGATTTGGTGCTCCTTGATTTAATGCTTCCAGGCATGGATGGTTTGGAAGTGTGCCGCAGAATTAAGGGACAACAGGGAACTGCCGGTATTCCTATCATCATGCTGACCGCTAAGAATGAGGAAGTAGACAAGGTGCTGGGCCTGGAGCTGGGGGCGGATGATTACCAGACCAAGCCTTTTGGCTTGCGGGAATTGATGGCTCGCGTCAAAGCGGTGTTGCGGCGCAGCCAAAAAGGGAGCCATGGACATAGCGAGATCTCCATGGGCGCTTTAAAGATGAATTTCAGTCGTTATGAGGCTTGGCTGGACAAAGAGAAGCTAGAATTGACTCCCAAAGAATATGAGCTGCTAAAGCTCTTTATTACCAACACAGACCGCGTGTTCAGCCGGGAACAACTGCTGGAAAAGGTATGGGGTTATGAATATTTTGGGGATACTCGAACCGTAGATGTGCATGTGCGTCATTTGCGGGCCAAGCTGGCGGCAGCGCCGGAAGTAGCAGAGGCCATCGAAACCGTGCGAGGCGTAGGCTATCGTTTTCAGGACATCTGA
- the mazG gene encoding nucleoside triphosphate pyrophosphohydrolase — protein MGKLTIVGLGPGNADLLTLGAVKAMQETSCLLLRTGRHPTVAELEGLGLSFLTYDEVYETESSFEAVYQTITVDVLRRAETADVVYAVPGSPVVAERTVQMLCEQAPAWNISVEVLPGMSFVEILCVRLGLDPINGLTILDAADLERVCCGALPTGLVVTQVYNRQVASDVKLTLMEHYGDVYPVELVNHLGLADESVRSIPLCELDRQQDIDHLTSIYVPSLQSRTEVQPFEVDALTEVMAVLRSPEGCVWDRQQDHRSLRRYLLEETYEVLEAIEKDDMELLCEELGDLLLQVVFHARIAEENGRFSMQEVIDGVVDKMVRRHPHVFGEITVDDAAEVVRNWERIKREEKNRGGVLAGVPREFPALLKACKLQGKAAKVGFDWPDVAPVWGKVDEELQELREAASEAAREDELGDVLFAMVNLARFLHVEPETALLKACLKFENRFGFIEKQLQEKGVSWEQSSLTELDALWNAAKALE, from the coding sequence ATGGGTAAATTGACAATCGTCGGCTTGGGACCTGGTAATGCAGACTTACTGACTTTGGGGGCTGTAAAAGCCATGCAGGAGACCTCCTGTCTGTTGTTGCGTACGGGCCGCCATCCTACGGTCGCGGAGCTGGAGGGGTTAGGGCTTTCTTTTTTGACTTACGACGAAGTATATGAAACAGAAAGTTCTTTTGAAGCGGTTTACCAAACGATTACCGTAGATGTGCTGCGGCGCGCCGAAACAGCCGATGTGGTGTATGCTGTACCGGGCAGTCCGGTCGTGGCGGAGCGGACGGTGCAGATGCTTTGCGAACAGGCGCCGGCTTGGAATATTTCCGTGGAAGTTCTTCCAGGCATGAGCTTTGTGGAAATTCTTTGCGTACGCTTAGGCTTGGATCCGATTAACGGCTTGACTATTTTGGATGCGGCAGATCTGGAGCGTGTTTGCTGCGGCGCGCTTCCAACCGGACTTGTTGTTACGCAAGTCTACAATCGTCAAGTGGCGTCGGACGTCAAGCTGACGCTGATGGAACACTATGGAGACGTTTATCCAGTTGAGCTGGTTAATCATTTAGGCTTAGCGGACGAAAGCGTTCGCTCCATACCTTTGTGCGAACTGGATCGGCAGCAGGATATTGATCATCTGACCTCGATCTACGTGCCTTCTTTGCAAAGCAGAACTGAAGTGCAGCCTTTTGAAGTAGACGCCTTGACGGAAGTTATGGCAGTGCTTCGTTCGCCCGAAGGCTGCGTTTGGGATCGGCAGCAGGATCACCGCTCGCTGCGGCGGTATCTGTTGGAGGAGACCTATGAGGTCTTGGAAGCCATTGAAAAGGACGATATGGAACTTCTCTGCGAGGAGCTGGGCGATCTTTTGCTGCAAGTGGTGTTTCACGCTCGCATTGCCGAGGAAAACGGACGTTTTTCCATGCAGGAGGTGATTGACGGCGTAGTCGATAAAATGGTGCGCCGCCATCCCCATGTGTTTGGTGAAATTACCGTTGATGATGCGGCGGAGGTGGTGCGCAACTGGGAGCGCATCAAACGCGAGGAAAAGAATCGCGGCGGTGTTCTGGCTGGCGTTCCCCGAGAATTTCCGGCATTGCTTAAGGCTTGCAAATTGCAAGGCAAAGCGGCCAAGGTGGGCTTTGACTGGCCGGATGTGGCGCCGGTCTGGGGAAAGGTTGACGAAGAGCTTCAGGAGCTGCGTGAGGCGGCCAGCGAAGCGGCTCGGGAAGATGAATTAGGCGATGTTTTGTTTGCGATGGTCAATTTGGCGCGGTTCTTGCATGTGGAACCGGAAACCGCTCTTTTAAAGGCCTGCTTGAAGTTTGAAAACCGCTTTGGCTTTATTGAGAAACAGTTACAAGAAAAAGGAGTTTCTTGGGAGCAATCTTCGTTAACAGAGTTGGATGCTCTTTGGAATGCTGCCAAAGCCTTAGAATAG
- a CDS encoding insulinase family protein: protein MMKSGFRLIATQTVAELASKAHTYEHEQSGARLVYLENDDDNKVFSITFKTPPADHTGVPHILEHSVLCGSRKFPLKEPFVELIKGSLNTFLNAMTFPDKTMYPVASQNDKDFRNLMDVYLDAVFFPVIYEQPEVLMQEGWHYELEAPEGELTYKGVVYNEMKGVFSSPESLVERKTLEVLFPDTTYHFESGGDPDFIPQLTQEQFLDFHRRYYHPANSYIYLYGKMNIEEQLAFLDEAYLSRFQRQEGFVAEIERQSPFAAPLEVVVPYPVDASESQEGKAFFGLSQVVGEACDAELGLAFAILNHLLLGTPGAPLKQALIAAGIGQDVLGRYEDALVQPVFSILVRGAAADAGDKLRQVVRQTLQELVTKGIDKELLEASINRKEFELREANFGSHPKGLIYHIRMLDSWLYGGDPLLHLTYEPLLAKMKEGLGGRYFEELIERHLLQNPHQVLVAAVPEAGLEERRTEELRQKLAQLKGTLAPAEVQLICEQTKQLKARQTKPDSPEALASIPLLALKDIEKKVTRIPQQQRQVEGRTVLLQPIFTNRIAYVNLYFDTTAVDQADLPYLFLLSGVLGKVDTCDGSYQQLAKEINLHTGGISYQTMALPKAYDAEAYKPRLLVKSKALLQKAPQLFRLLRSVCQGSRYDNLARLKELVAESKARMGLVMLEYGHTVALSRVLSYVSPVESYNESGVFTYYRFLEELERNWADQAEQTSAALQRVAQRVFCLDRLQWGVTCEEEQYAELEPLLQQFAATLPAGGLPSVSYRFELHAANEGLMTAGKVQYVAKAYNFAKLNYAYTGSMKVLETVLRFDYLWNRVRVQGGAYGAFARFDRNGNLAFASYRDPNLQETLQVYGEMEDYLRSFAVSEREMTKYIIGTMSQLDAPLTPSMKGEKAELMWLIELTWEQVQQERDAVLSTNAAKLKELAEVVGACMARNHICVVGNAGKLQEQAGLFGKLVSVFS from the coding sequence ATGATGAAATCCGGTTTTCGCCTAATCGCAACACAGACTGTTGCAGAACTGGCTTCGAAGGCTCATACGTATGAGCATGAGCAAAGCGGGGCCAGGTTGGTATATTTGGAAAATGACGATGACAATAAAGTCTTCTCTATTACCTTTAAGACGCCCCCGGCGGATCATACCGGGGTGCCGCACATTTTAGAGCATTCCGTTCTTTGCGGCTCCCGCAAGTTTCCGTTGAAAGAGCCTTTTGTCGAGTTAATTAAGGGCTCGCTGAATACGTTTTTGAATGCCATGACCTTCCCTGATAAGACCATGTATCCTGTAGCCAGTCAAAATGACAAGGATTTTCGAAACTTGATGGATGTCTATTTAGATGCGGTGTTCTTTCCTGTCATCTACGAACAGCCGGAAGTTTTGATGCAAGAAGGCTGGCATTACGAGCTGGAAGCGCCGGAAGGGGAGCTTACGTACAAGGGCGTTGTGTACAATGAGATGAAAGGCGTCTTTTCTTCGCCGGAATCGCTGGTGGAACGCAAGACCTTGGAGGTTTTGTTTCCGGATACGACGTATCATTTTGAGTCAGGCGGTGATCCGGATTTTATTCCGCAGCTGACGCAAGAGCAGTTTTTGGATTTTCACCGCCGTTACTATCATCCGGCGAACAGCTACATCTATTTATATGGCAAGATGAATATTGAAGAGCAGCTGGCTTTTCTGGATGAGGCCTACCTAAGCCGGTTTCAGCGCCAGGAAGGCTTTGTGGCGGAAATCGAGCGGCAGAGTCCGTTTGCGGCGCCGCTCGAGGTGGTAGTGCCCTATCCGGTGGATGCCAGTGAAAGCCAGGAGGGCAAGGCGTTTTTTGGCCTGAGCCAAGTGGTAGGCGAGGCTTGCGACGCGGAGCTGGGACTGGCTTTTGCCATTTTGAATCATTTGCTGCTGGGTACGCCGGGAGCGCCGCTGAAGCAGGCGCTGATTGCCGCCGGTATCGGCCAGGATGTACTGGGGCGGTATGAAGATGCCTTGGTGCAGCCTGTGTTTAGCATACTGGTGCGCGGGGCGGCAGCCGATGCTGGCGATAAGCTGCGCCAGGTGGTACGGCAGACGCTGCAAGAGCTAGTAACGAAAGGAATTGATAAGGAACTGCTGGAAGCTTCCATCAACCGCAAGGAATTTGAACTGCGCGAGGCCAATTTCGGTTCGCATCCCAAGGGATTGATATACCATATCCGCATGCTGGACAGCTGGCTCTATGGCGGCGATCCGTTGCTGCATCTGACTTATGAGCCGCTGCTGGCCAAGATGAAAGAAGGCTTGGGCGGGCGGTATTTTGAGGAGCTTATCGAACGCCATCTCCTGCAGAATCCGCACCAGGTTCTGGTGGCGGCCGTACCGGAAGCCGGTCTGGAGGAACGCCGTACAGAAGAGCTGCGGCAGAAGCTGGCTCAGCTCAAGGGAACGCTTGCTCCTGCGGAAGTGCAGCTCATTTGCGAGCAGACCAAACAGCTTAAAGCCAGACAGACCAAGCCGGACAGCCCGGAGGCGCTGGCGTCTATTCCACTCTTGGCTCTAAAGGACATAGAAAAGAAGGTAACCCGTATTCCGCAGCAACAGCGCCAAGTGGAAGGGCGAACGGTTTTGCTGCAGCCTATTTTTACGAATCGCATTGCTTATGTCAATCTTTACTTTGACACTACCGCTGTGGATCAGGCGGATTTGCCGTATCTCTTTTTGCTTTCCGGCGTTTTGGGCAAGGTGGATACCTGCGATGGTTCCTATCAGCAATTGGCCAAGGAGATCAATCTGCATACAGGGGGGATTTCCTACCAAACGATGGCGCTGCCGAAAGCATATGATGCAGAGGCCTATAAGCCGCGCTTGCTTGTAAAATCGAAGGCGCTGCTGCAAAAAGCGCCGCAGCTTTTTCGGCTGCTGCGCAGCGTTTGCCAAGGCAGTCGCTATGACAATCTGGCGCGGCTCAAGGAGCTTGTGGCGGAAAGCAAGGCTCGCATGGGGCTGGTCATGCTGGAATACGGCCATACGGTAGCGCTTAGTCGCGTGCTTTCGTATGTATCTCCCGTAGAAAGTTACAATGAGAGCGGCGTTTTTACGTATTATCGCTTTTTGGAAGAATTGGAACGGAATTGGGCGGACCAGGCGGAGCAAACGTCGGCGGCTTTGCAGCGAGTGGCGCAGCGCGTATTTTGTCTGGATCGTTTGCAATGGGGCGTTACTTGCGAAGAAGAGCAGTATGCAGAATTGGAACCTTTGCTGCAACAGTTCGCCGCGACACTGCCGGCAGGAGGCCTGCCTAGCGTTTCCTATCGTTTTGAGCTGCATGCGGCCAACGAAGGGCTGATGACGGCGGGCAAGGTGCAGTATGTAGCCAAGGCCTATAATTTTGCAAAACTAAACTATGCGTATACAGGCAGCATGAAGGTGCTGGAAACGGTGCTGCGCTTCGACTATCTGTGGAACCGCGTTCGTGTTCAGGGCGGGGCCTATGGGGCGTTTGCGCGCTTTGATCGCAACGGGAATCTAGCCTTTGCTTCCTATCGGGATCCGAACCTGCAGGAAACGCTGCAGGTGTATGGAGAAATGGAAGACTATTTGCGGTCTTTTGCCGTATCGGAACGGGAAATGACCAAATACATCATCGGTACGATGAGCCAGCTGGATGCGCCCCTTACGCCGTCGATGAAGGGAGAGAAGGCCGAGCTAATGTGGCTTATCGAGTTGACTTGGGAACAAGTCCAGCAGGAGCGGGATGCTGTGCTTAGCACCAATGCCGCCAAGCTTAAGGAATTGGCAGAGGTGGTAGGCGCCTGCATGGCGCGAAATCATATTTGCGTAGTCGGTAATGCCGGCAAGCTGCAAGAGCAGGCTGGGCTGTTCGGAAAATTGGTTTCTGTTTTTTCGTAA